A window from Salvelinus sp. IW2-2015 unplaced genomic scaffold, ASM291031v2 Un_scaffold1804, whole genome shotgun sequence encodes these proteins:
- the LOC112072024 gene encoding ectonucleoside triphosphate diphosphohydrolase 5, with the protein MSPQASLLPAVVLSLGLVVWVLTGLTHAQPKASVLDFSASLGNLLPSLSRPANSSRIFYGVMFDAGSTGTRIHVYTFIQKDPEELPVLDNEMFHSIKPGLSAYADMPEMGGYTVRQLLKVAKKTVPRLEWKRTPLVLKATAGLRLLPSEKAQALLEQVQDVFDESPFFVPDDSVSIMNGTNEGILAWVTVNFLTGHLYAETRKTVGILDLGGGSTQITFLPKSKKTIGSSPDDYIARIDMFNSTYELYTHSYLGNGLMAARLAALGALGAEGLEWRVFKSSCLPKKFREEWSFGGLTYIVSGIPDGYVGYKLCYQEVLKVVKGIVHQPYELKDTSVFYAFSYYFDRAVDAGLIDRTQGGMLEVRDFKKRAKEVCNKMSKYRPISPFLCMDMTYITCLLKDGFGFKENTVLQLTKKVNNVETSWALGATFNHFQNLKIHR; encoded by the exons ATGTCTCCCCAGGCTTCTCTCCTACCTGCGGTGGTCCTGTCACTGGGTCTGGTTGTGTGGGTTCTGACAGGGCTGACCCATGCCCAGCCCAAAGCTTCTGTCCTGGACTTCTCAGCCAGCCTGGGTAACCTCCTCCCCAGCCTCAGCCGACCAGCCAACTCCAGCCGGATCTTCTATGGGGTAATGTTTGACGCTGGCAGCACTGGCACACGCATCCACGTCTATACCTTCATACAGAAAGACCCTG AGGAGTTACCKGTGTTGGATAATGAGATGTTCCATTCCATCAAGCCTGGTCTGTCAGCATATGCAGACATGCCTGAAATG GGTGGGTATACAGTGAGGCAGCTTCTGAAAGTGGCTAAGAAAACCGTCCCTCGGCTGGAATGGAAGAGAACCCCGCTGGTCTTGAAAGCTACAGCAGGACTCAGGCTGCTGCCCTCAGAGAAAGCCCAGGCTCTGCTGGAACAG GTGCAGGATGTTTTTGATGAATCTCCCTTCTTCGTGCCAGACGATAGCGTCAGCATAATGAACGGTACAAATGAAG GAATCTTGGCGTGGGTTACTGTGAACTTTTTGACAG GTCATCTGTATGCTGAGACCAGGAAGACAGTGGGGATTCTGGATTTGGGGGGAGGATCGACTCAAATCACTTTTCTTCCTAAATCCAAG AAAACCATTGGAAGTTCTCCTGATGACTACATTGCCAGAATTGACATGTTCAACTCGACATATGAACTCTACACTCACAG CTACCTGGGTAATGGACTGATGGCAGCTAGACTGGCAGCCCTAGGAGCACTGGGGGCAGAAG GGTTAGAGTGGAGAGTGTTCAAAAGCTCCTGCCTGCCTAAGAAGTTCAGAGAGGAGTGGAGCTTTGGAGGACTCACCTACATAGTCAGTGGGATACCTGATG gtTATGTGGGATACAAGCTGTGTTACCAGGAAGTGCTGAAGGTGGTAAAGGGAATAGTTCACCAGCCCTATGAGTTGAAAGACACCAGTGTGTTCTACGCTTTCTCCTATTACTTTGACCGAGCCGTGGATGCAGGCCTTATTG ACAGGACCCAAGGAGGAATGCTGGAGGTCAGGGACTTCAAGAAGAGAGCTAAAGAGG TGTGTAACAAGATGTCAAAGTACCGTCCGATCAGCCCCTTCCTGTGTATGGACATGACCTACATCACCTGTCTGCTCAAAGACGGCTTTGGCTTCAAGGAGAACACTGTACTGCAG CTGACTAAGAAAGTCAACAACGTGGAGACTAGCTGGGCTTTAGGTGCCACGTTCAACCACTTCCAGAACCTAAAGATCCACAGATAG